Proteins from a genomic interval of Leifsonia shinshuensis:
- a CDS encoding DMT family transporter — MLHIAKRVRFSVSRYELALIAITALWGTTFLIVHLAMAHTGPWFFVGLRFAVAGLVSVAVFHRSLMRIRWRELGAGAAIGAAIALGYGLQTAGLATIPSSTSAFITAFYVPLVPLLQWLVLRRPPRRMTLVGVGFAFAGLLFIAGPAAFTVGLGPGEIATLVSTVPIAAEIILISAFASRVDARGVTIVQLLAAGAFGFVAMPLTGEAAPAPSWDWLVPAIGLGIASCLIQLTMNWAQRHVSPTRATIIYAGEPVWGGIVGRLAGDRMPLTTVVGALLVVVGVLVSELRGRGARPAEEKRVLVGTE, encoded by the coding sequence ATGTTGCACATCGCCAAGCGTGTCCGGTTCTCCGTGAGCCGGTACGAGCTTGCGTTGATCGCGATCACGGCGTTGTGGGGGACCACGTTCCTGATCGTCCATCTGGCGATGGCGCACACCGGCCCCTGGTTCTTCGTCGGGCTGCGGTTCGCTGTGGCCGGGCTGGTGAGCGTGGCGGTGTTCCACCGCTCGCTGATGCGCATCCGGTGGCGCGAGCTCGGCGCGGGCGCGGCGATCGGGGCGGCGATCGCTCTCGGCTACGGGCTCCAGACCGCCGGGCTGGCGACCATCCCGAGCAGCACGTCCGCGTTCATCACCGCGTTCTACGTTCCTCTGGTTCCGCTGCTGCAGTGGCTGGTGCTCCGTCGTCCGCCGCGCCGGATGACGCTCGTGGGCGTCGGCTTCGCGTTCGCCGGGCTGCTGTTCATCGCCGGTCCCGCGGCGTTCACCGTCGGGCTCGGCCCCGGCGAGATCGCGACGCTGGTGAGCACCGTGCCGATCGCGGCGGAGATCATCCTGATCAGCGCGTTCGCCTCCCGCGTCGACGCCCGTGGCGTGACGATCGTGCAGCTGCTCGCCGCCGGCGCGTTCGGTTTCGTCGCGATGCCGCTGACCGGGGAGGCGGCGCCCGCGCCGTCGTGGGACTGGCTGGTCCCCGCGATCGGGCTCGGCATCGCGAGCTGCCTCATCCAGCTGACCATGAACTGGGCGCAGCGGCACGTCTCGCCCACCCGCGCCACGATCATCTACGCGGGCGAGCCGGTCTGGGGCGGCATCGTCGGACGGCTCGCGGGCGACCGCATGCCGCTCACCACAGTCGTCGGTGCGCTCCTCGTGGTGGTCGGCGTGCTGGTCAGCGAACTGCGCGGTCGCGGAGCGCGGCCGGCGGAGGAGAAGCGCGTCCTGGTGGGCACGGAGTAG
- a CDS encoding sulfite exporter TauE/SafE family protein, translating to MAPYSWLLLAVAGLGAGAVNAVGGGGSMISFPALLATGLPPIPANVTNAVAAAPGYLGGSLGYLPELAGQRRRIVLLSLVSMVGALAGSLLLLQVPSDVFRSLVPWLIAGSAVLLAIQPALKSRLRTRSPRTAALVTSQIVISIYGGFFGAGLGIMMLAALGMFIDDSLHRINALKGLLSLVVGCVSALFFTLLAPVAWPEALALAVTGFLGGRLGVLVARRIPARFIRWGVVCYGLILAIVLGVHW from the coding sequence ATGGCACCGTACTCGTGGCTGCTGCTCGCCGTAGCCGGGCTCGGCGCCGGCGCCGTGAACGCGGTCGGCGGGGGCGGATCCATGATCTCGTTCCCGGCCCTTCTCGCGACGGGACTGCCGCCGATCCCCGCCAACGTGACGAACGCCGTCGCGGCGGCGCCCGGCTACCTCGGCGGGAGTCTGGGCTACCTGCCCGAACTGGCGGGCCAACGCAGACGCATCGTGCTCCTCTCGCTGGTGAGCATGGTCGGCGCCCTCGCCGGTTCGCTCCTCCTCCTCCAGGTCCCGTCCGACGTCTTCCGGAGCCTCGTGCCCTGGTTGATCGCCGGCTCGGCTGTTCTGCTCGCGATCCAGCCGGCGCTGAAGTCGCGCCTCCGAACGCGGTCGCCCCGCACGGCGGCCCTCGTCACGTCCCAGATCGTCATCTCGATCTACGGCGGCTTCTTCGGCGCCGGGCTGGGAATCATGATGCTCGCAGCGCTCGGCATGTTCATCGACGATTCCCTGCACCGGATCAACGCGCTGAAGGGACTGCTCTCCCTCGTGGTCGGGTGCGTCTCCGCACTCTTCTTCACCCTTCTCGCCCCCGTCGCCTGGCCGGAGGCGCTGGCTCTCGCAGTCACCGGCTTCCTCGGCGGCCGACTGGGGGTCCTCGTCGCTCGGCGGATCCCGGCCCGCTTCATCCGCTGGGGAGTCGTCTGCTACGGCCTGATCTTGGCCATCGTGTTAGGAGTTCACTGGTGA
- a CDS encoding purine-cytosine permease family protein translates to MDTENIPIEGPITQSTSVIEWTGLAPIPAAERHGKPWHVGGLWFAAQLVPSALFLGVIGGPGGLNLNYWAATAAIVLGNVLGVIGPAALGLTGPTTGLPCLAQSRVPFGRLTGVAGVLAALTSIAFIALGAIFGAQALEVAFGLNPTVAILLVFLLEGLVSVAGYRILHLFERVMAFVVAAGFILITVVVLADVGGVQTAAAKATTGGVGSFFLLAAISFGFAFGWAHNAPDYCRYLPQSTSKPRLFWATFTGIAVACTWVEVLGLTASSLLTGSSPMASINGLVGGGAIGVLVMVAMYLGVVANAAVAQYSAGLQILGAGIRLPRPLVTAIVAAVALALTLYLEGGNLSDKFTNVLLLATYWIGPFVGIWIVVWARKPDLALFMKTATTRNSALRPGWAALAAIIIGYLGALPFSSTAVGSDLAQSHNAAAVLVGSVSRQALDGADLAYPVGILLGALVFAVLTRGPFTKRGDQYV, encoded by the coding sequence ATGGATACCGAGAACATCCCGATCGAAGGGCCGATCACGCAAAGCACGTCCGTCATCGAATGGACGGGCCTGGCGCCGATCCCCGCAGCCGAACGCCACGGCAAGCCCTGGCATGTCGGAGGGCTGTGGTTCGCAGCCCAGCTCGTGCCGAGCGCGCTGTTCCTCGGCGTGATCGGCGGTCCAGGCGGTCTGAACCTCAACTACTGGGCCGCGACGGCGGCCATCGTCCTCGGGAACGTCCTCGGAGTGATCGGGCCGGCGGCCTTGGGCCTCACCGGACCCACGACCGGTCTGCCATGCCTCGCCCAATCGCGCGTCCCGTTCGGTCGGCTCACCGGCGTCGCGGGTGTCCTCGCCGCGCTGACCAGCATCGCGTTCATCGCGCTGGGCGCCATCTTCGGCGCTCAGGCGCTGGAGGTGGCGTTCGGCCTGAACCCGACCGTCGCGATCCTCCTCGTGTTCCTCCTGGAGGGGCTGGTCAGCGTCGCGGGCTACCGGATCCTGCATCTGTTCGAACGTGTCATGGCCTTCGTCGTCGCGGCCGGATTCATCCTCATCACCGTCGTCGTCCTGGCCGACGTCGGGGGCGTCCAGACGGCTGCCGCCAAAGCCACGACAGGCGGAGTCGGCTCGTTCTTCCTCCTGGCCGCGATCAGTTTCGGGTTCGCTTTCGGCTGGGCGCACAATGCGCCCGACTACTGCCGGTACCTCCCGCAATCCACTTCGAAGCCCCGGCTGTTCTGGGCGACGTTCACCGGGATCGCGGTGGCGTGCACCTGGGTCGAGGTCCTGGGCCTCACCGCGAGCTCCCTCCTCACCGGGAGCTCACCGATGGCCTCGATCAACGGGTTGGTCGGAGGGGGCGCCATCGGCGTGCTGGTGATGGTCGCGATGTACCTGGGCGTCGTGGCCAATGCGGCCGTGGCCCAGTACTCCGCGGGACTGCAGATCCTCGGAGCGGGTATCCGCCTGCCCAGGCCGCTGGTGACCGCGATCGTCGCTGCTGTCGCCCTGGCTCTGACGCTCTATCTGGAGGGCGGCAACCTCAGCGACAAGTTCACGAACGTCCTCCTTCTGGCCACGTACTGGATCGGCCCCTTCGTCGGGATCTGGATCGTGGTCTGGGCGCGCAAGCCCGACCTCGCCCTCTTCATGAAGACCGCGACGACGCGGAACTCGGCGCTCCGCCCGGGCTGGGCGGCACTGGCGGCGATCATCATCGGCTACCTCGGCGCACTTCCGTTCTCCAGCACGGCGGTGGGATCGGACCTCGCCCAGAGCCACAACGCCGCTGCCGTGCTGGTGGGTTCGGTGTCGCGGCAGGCTCTCGACGGAGCGGACCTCGCGTACCCCGTCGGCATCCTGCTCGGCGCCCTGGTGTTCGCCGTCCTGACCCGCGGACCATTCACGAAACGAGGAGATCAGTATGTATGA
- a CDS encoding XRE family transcriptional regulator, translated as MQPGDTSVLAHLGENLRRLRRDRSLSQEALAQASGISRRTIINLEAGETNVSLVALDRLAGALGATFTDLVVAHVASEEHLDPAELDVAVWRGTATTSIGRLVGAVAARSEAQVLSWQLAPGERYDADPDPAGWHEIAVVLSGAVRLRLDAGGDLLLRHGDHAVFSSAQPYTYEPEGEEGARFLRIVVS; from the coding sequence ATGCAACCCGGCGACACCAGCGTCCTGGCCCACCTCGGGGAGAACCTGCGCCGTCTGCGCCGCGACCGCTCGCTGAGCCAGGAGGCGCTCGCCCAGGCCTCGGGGATCAGCCGCCGCACCATCATCAACCTGGAGGCCGGCGAGACGAACGTCAGCCTGGTCGCCCTCGACCGCCTCGCCGGCGCGCTCGGTGCGACCTTCACCGACCTCGTCGTCGCCCACGTCGCCTCTGAGGAGCACCTCGACCCGGCGGAACTCGACGTCGCGGTGTGGCGCGGCACCGCCACCACGAGCATCGGCCGGCTCGTGGGAGCCGTCGCCGCTCGCTCGGAAGCACAGGTGCTCAGTTGGCAGCTCGCGCCGGGCGAGCGCTACGACGCCGACCCGGACCCGGCCGGATGGCACGAGATCGCCGTCGTCCTTTCGGGTGCGGTACGGCTGCGCCTGGACGCTGGCGGGGACCTCCTCCTCCGCCACGGCGACCACGCGGTCTTCTCGAGCGCCCAGCCCTACACGTACGAGCCGGAGGGCGAGGAGGGCGCCCGCTTCCTGCGTATCGTCGTTTCCTGA
- a CDS encoding LuxR family transcriptional regulator, which yields MESPALASAQDALRRGAWAEAVRGFLAALEGDEAPEAREGLAQAYWWLDDGDESLASREAAYRGYRKRGDDLGAARAATSLAWDAVLFGRGAAVARGWYARAADLLQGLPVHAEHGWHAVRGAELALTLDDDTDAALASARVAGAIGRELADDDLAFAGQAYSGLALVMAGDVDSGMHLLDGAVAAATAGDVADPMWMGKICCWLIVACRQSQDIERAAEWCARVEAMSAARELAPLTTVCRIQYAAILVSRGSWTVADAQLRRTLDTLSGSRRESRVEAVAELGELRRRQGRLAEAEALLRQAEFFGPAVVSRARLRIDQGEPAAAWLDLSGLLDAIPSANLLARAAVLPTAVAAAVAIDDLDDARRLAGELDAIARRVATEPLRGFAAAATGSVSSGAPELTWWREAVRWFAASGLRYEEAHSRRSLADALAALGDVAGAAEQRAAAAAILDELGVRSPTEPTGLTARQREVLRLIARGMTNADIARELTVSEHTVHRHVANILLKLGLGSRTAAAAYAAREHLI from the coding sequence ATGGAGTCGCCGGCGCTTGCCTCGGCCCAGGACGCCCTCCGACGCGGGGCGTGGGCCGAGGCCGTCCGCGGGTTCTTGGCGGCCCTGGAGGGCGATGAGGCGCCCGAGGCCCGGGAGGGTCTGGCGCAGGCGTACTGGTGGCTCGACGACGGGGACGAATCCTTGGCCTCGCGCGAGGCCGCCTACCGCGGGTATCGCAAGCGCGGCGACGACCTGGGCGCCGCGCGCGCCGCGACGTCGCTGGCGTGGGACGCCGTCCTCTTCGGGCGGGGAGCCGCCGTCGCGCGGGGATGGTACGCGCGCGCCGCCGATCTCCTGCAGGGCCTCCCGGTTCACGCGGAGCACGGCTGGCATGCGGTCCGCGGCGCGGAGCTCGCGCTCACCCTCGATGACGACACGGACGCCGCGCTCGCGTCCGCCCGCGTCGCCGGCGCGATCGGCAGGGAGCTGGCCGACGACGATCTGGCGTTCGCCGGCCAGGCGTACTCGGGGCTCGCGCTGGTCATGGCGGGCGATGTGGACTCAGGGATGCACCTGCTCGACGGAGCGGTCGCCGCGGCGACCGCGGGCGACGTCGCCGACCCGATGTGGATGGGCAAGATCTGCTGCTGGCTCATCGTCGCCTGCCGCCAGTCGCAGGACATCGAGCGGGCGGCCGAGTGGTGCGCGCGGGTGGAGGCGATGAGCGCGGCCCGCGAGCTCGCCCCGCTGACCACGGTGTGCCGCATCCAGTACGCCGCGATCCTCGTCTCGCGCGGCTCGTGGACGGTGGCGGACGCCCAGCTGCGTCGCACGCTGGACACGCTCTCCGGGTCCCGACGGGAGTCCCGGGTCGAAGCGGTCGCCGAGCTGGGCGAGCTGCGCCGCCGGCAGGGGCGGCTCGCGGAGGCGGAGGCCCTCCTGCGGCAGGCGGAGTTCTTCGGTCCGGCGGTCGTCAGCCGGGCGCGCCTCCGGATCGACCAGGGGGAGCCGGCGGCGGCGTGGCTGGACCTGTCCGGCCTCCTCGACGCGATCCCGTCGGCGAACCTGCTCGCCCGCGCGGCCGTGCTGCCGACGGCCGTGGCCGCGGCGGTGGCGATCGACGACCTGGACGACGCGCGACGACTCGCTGGCGAGCTCGACGCCATCGCCCGTCGGGTGGCGACGGAGCCGCTGCGCGGATTCGCGGCGGCCGCTACCGGGTCGGTGTCGTCGGGGGCTCCCGAGCTGACCTGGTGGCGCGAGGCGGTGCGGTGGTTCGCTGCGTCCGGGCTGCGCTACGAGGAGGCGCACAGCCGGCGCTCCCTCGCTGACGCCCTAGCGGCACTCGGCGACGTTGCCGGAGCGGCCGAGCAGCGCGCCGCCGCCGCCGCGATCCTCGACGAGCTCGGCGTGCGTTCCCCGACGGAGCCGACCGGCCTCACGGCGCGCCAGCGCGAGGTCCTCCGCCTCATCGCCCGCGGGATGACGAACGCCGACATCGCCCGCGAACTGACGGTCAGCGAGCACACGGTCCACCGGCATGTCGCCAACATCCTGCTGAAGCTCGGCCTCGGTTCACGCACGGCTGCCGCCGCGTACGCTGCGCGGGAGCACCTGATCTAG
- a CDS encoding APC family permease has protein sequence MSGETTAPGAEVRQAPAAAQTGAATTGALKGGSLGVTDIVFFVVAAAAPLAVMAGAAPLAFNLGGIGAPGAYVFSGVVYLLCAAGLTAFSQHVRSAGAFYAFIGKGLGRPAGAGSAIVALVSYALICFGFFGFLGFYANSSIKDLTGADIHWSVFALAGAAAVGVLGYRQITVGARLLGVLMGLEVLILVVLAVAVLATDGAKNFSAEPFAPANVFNPASGGMFVLALGAFLGFESTAIYSEEAKRPARTVPRATYLAVAFLPLFYGFITWVATAALGVDGLEKYARSADFQNLYFMLAGSYLGPWAKVTMDILMLTSIFAATLAFHNATSRYMFALGRDGMLPRSVARTHPRFASPYLASLVVSGGSVLLILITLVLGGDPYLQLLLWTNGVGIVGIVFLQALCMLAVIRFFWRDRRGHSPFRVFIAPALGGLGLAVGLWLMLTNFDLLTAMTGWINLALVGPLFVLGAVGVWWALRLRRRQPEAYARLGRSEGLPDAHGT, from the coding sequence GTGAGCGGCGAGACGACGGCGCCGGGCGCCGAGGTGCGGCAGGCGCCAGCGGCGGCGCAGACCGGCGCCGCCACGACCGGCGCCCTCAAGGGCGGGTCCCTCGGCGTCACCGACATCGTGTTCTTCGTGGTCGCGGCGGCGGCGCCGCTCGCGGTCATGGCCGGCGCCGCACCGCTCGCCTTCAACCTCGGCGGGATCGGGGCGCCGGGGGCGTACGTGTTCTCCGGAGTGGTGTACCTGCTCTGCGCCGCCGGGCTGACCGCGTTCTCGCAGCACGTCCGCAGCGCCGGAGCGTTCTACGCGTTCATCGGGAAGGGCCTCGGCCGCCCGGCAGGCGCGGGGAGCGCGATCGTCGCGCTCGTCTCGTACGCACTGATCTGCTTCGGTTTCTTCGGCTTCCTCGGCTTCTACGCGAACAGCTCGATCAAGGATCTGACGGGGGCCGACATCCACTGGTCGGTGTTCGCGCTGGCCGGCGCCGCAGCCGTCGGCGTCCTCGGCTATCGGCAGATCACGGTCGGCGCCCGATTGCTCGGCGTGCTGATGGGGCTGGAGGTGCTGATCCTCGTCGTCCTCGCGGTCGCGGTGCTCGCGACCGACGGCGCGAAGAACTTCAGCGCGGAGCCGTTCGCACCCGCCAACGTCTTCAACCCGGCCTCCGGCGGAATGTTCGTGCTGGCGCTGGGAGCCTTCCTCGGCTTCGAGAGCACCGCGATCTACTCGGAGGAGGCGAAACGGCCGGCCCGGACGGTGCCGCGCGCGACGTACCTCGCGGTCGCGTTCCTCCCGCTCTTCTACGGGTTCATCACCTGGGTCGCGACGGCTGCGCTCGGCGTGGACGGGCTGGAGAAGTACGCGCGGTCGGCCGACTTCCAGAACCTGTACTTCATGCTCGCAGGCTCGTACCTCGGCCCGTGGGCGAAGGTCACGATGGACATTCTGATGCTGACCAGCATCTTCGCGGCGACGCTCGCGTTCCACAACGCGACCTCGCGCTACATGTTCGCCCTCGGCCGTGACGGGATGCTGCCGCGGTCGGTCGCACGGACCCACCCGCGCTTCGCGTCGCCGTACCTGGCGAGCCTCGTGGTCAGCGGGGGATCGGTGCTGCTCATCCTGATCACGCTCGTGCTGGGCGGCGACCCGTACCTCCAGCTGCTGCTCTGGACCAACGGTGTCGGGATCGTGGGCATCGTCTTCCTGCAGGCGCTCTGCATGCTGGCGGTCATCCGGTTCTTCTGGAGGGACCGTCGAGGCCACTCGCCCTTCCGGGTGTTCATCGCGCCGGCGCTCGGCGGCCTGGGGCTGGCCGTCGGCCTCTGGCTCATGCTGACCAACTTCGACCTCCTCACCGCGATGACCGGCTGGATCAACCTCGCACTGGTCGGCCCGCTGTTCGTCCTGGGCGCGGTCGGAGTGTGGTGGGCGCTGCGGCTGCGGAGGAGACAGCCGGAGGCGTACGCGCGGCTGGGGAGGTCGGAAGGGCTGCCCGACGCGCACGGCACATGA
- a CDS encoding RidA family protein: MYEYIDAGLEAHWSASLAEATGLARPPFAPVVKTSGTTVYLSGQTYPIIGVSGQKPAAEASLEEQTEACLANIHNLVRAVGGTKDDIVKVVIYNTRMSDQAAVNAAYLRFFDSHRPVRTHVEVSRLADPDLLIEIEATAVIDG; this comes from the coding sequence ATGTATGAGTACATCGACGCCGGGCTGGAGGCGCATTGGTCCGCCTCCCTGGCAGAAGCGACCGGTCTGGCACGGCCCCCGTTCGCCCCGGTCGTCAAGACTTCCGGAACCACGGTCTACCTGTCCGGCCAGACGTACCCGATCATCGGCGTCAGCGGGCAGAAGCCGGCGGCCGAGGCTTCTCTCGAGGAGCAGACCGAGGCCTGCTTGGCCAACATCCACAATCTGGTGCGTGCGGTCGGCGGGACGAAGGACGACATCGTCAAGGTCGTCATCTACAACACCCGGATGAGCGACCAGGCGGCGGTCAATGCCGCGTACCTGCGGTTCTTCGACAGTCACCGCCCCGTTCGCACCCATGTCGAGGTCTCGCGCCTCGCCGATCCCGATCTGCTGATCGAGATCGAGGCGACCGCCGTCATCGACGGCTGA
- a CDS encoding fumarylacetoacetate hydrolase family protein — protein sequence MTQLWTIPQTSAPIAGSPDRIPVRRIYCVGRNYLDHIREMKEGDERDDPFFFQKPTDAVVEDGATVPYPSRTADFQFEGELVVAIGARALDIPVEHANEVVWGYAAGLDLTRRDRQRDCRAMGLSWEAGKAFDHSAPVGPFVPAAAVGDLESAALTVTVNGSIAQQTQLSLMIWNVPEIVSHLSADYELRPGDLIFTGTPAGVSSLVPGDEVAVDIDGIPRLTVTIGKGVEDASH from the coding sequence ATGACCCAGCTCTGGACGATCCCGCAGACATCGGCGCCCATCGCCGGTTCACCGGATCGCATCCCCGTGAGGCGCATCTACTGCGTCGGCAGGAACTACCTCGACCACATCAGGGAGATGAAGGAGGGCGACGAGCGAGACGACCCCTTCTTCTTCCAGAAGCCGACGGACGCCGTCGTCGAAGACGGCGCGACGGTTCCCTACCCGTCGCGCACCGCCGACTTCCAATTCGAGGGCGAACTGGTCGTGGCCATCGGAGCCCGCGCGCTCGACATCCCGGTCGAGCACGCGAATGAGGTGGTCTGGGGTTACGCCGCCGGCCTGGATCTCACGCGCCGCGACCGCCAGCGCGACTGCCGGGCGATGGGCCTCTCCTGGGAGGCCGGCAAGGCCTTCGATCATTCCGCGCCCGTCGGCCCGTTCGTTCCCGCGGCGGCCGTCGGCGACCTCGAGAGCGCCGCGCTGACCGTGACGGTCAACGGCTCGATCGCGCAGCAGACGCAGCTGAGCCTGATGATCTGGAACGTTCCCGAGATCGTGTCCCACCTGTCCGCCGACTACGAGCTCCGGCCCGGGGACCTCATCTTCACCGGGACGCCCGCGGGAGTGTCGTCCCTGGTCCCCGGCGATGAGGTCGCGGTCGATATCGACGGAATCCCCCGTCTCACCGTCACCATTGGAAAAGGAGTGGAAGATGCTTCCCACTGA
- a CDS encoding tautomerase family protein, producing MPLINVKVIENVFTAQQKQEIIRVLTDAMVTIEGENMRPVTWCVVEEVRSGDWGIAGNPLTTSDVKSLAAGVAV from the coding sequence ATGCCGCTCATCAATGTCAAGGTCATCGAGAACGTGTTCACCGCGCAGCAGAAGCAGGAGATCATCCGGGTCCTCACCGACGCCATGGTCACGATCGAGGGCGAGAACATGCGCCCGGTCACGTGGTGCGTGGTCGAGGAGGTGCGCAGCGGGGACTGGGGCATCGCGGGCAACCCGTTGACCACGAGCGACGTGAAGTCGCTCGCGGCGGGGGTCGCCGTCTGA
- a CDS encoding amidohydrolase family protein, whose product MRDVTVLSMDPEIGDLPRADIAIVDGTIVDVTASAGEGSYDLVIDGDGMIALPGFVDTHWHLWNSLLRGVVSDAPGRDYFAVKRALAPVYTSQDFYWAARFGLAEAIAAGITSVHNWDHNVQSPEDADLNIRAQLDAGIRGRFSYGPRDSTASDHPMDLEDLPRLLERWPESRTRGLIHFGVALRGLYRTPRVVWQAEWDTARSLNLPITMHCDRCLREDNCRNCGLGLLAENGLLGSDVQIVHAVHASPADIQAVARTGTRISLSPITELRTMGFPLLTEFLEAGVSVSLSTDTLAMPTSPDVLGTLRALEAVELARTGRSVVTPRGLLAMATIEGARDLGLSHETGSITPGKRADLVLIRRDSNLQPPGDPYEDLVRQGRGENIDTVIADGRLLKREGKLTRPSDRQAVDDAARYTADLLERARSHGHWPPPGALATPEPTERKP is encoded by the coding sequence GTGAGGGACGTCACCGTCCTGAGCATGGACCCGGAGATCGGCGATCTGCCGCGCGCCGACATCGCCATCGTCGACGGGACGATCGTCGACGTGACCGCCTCCGCCGGGGAGGGCTCGTACGACCTCGTCATCGACGGGGACGGGATGATCGCACTGCCCGGCTTCGTCGACACGCACTGGCATCTCTGGAACAGCCTGCTGCGCGGGGTCGTCTCCGACGCGCCGGGGCGCGACTACTTCGCCGTCAAGCGCGCGCTCGCCCCGGTCTACACGAGCCAGGACTTCTACTGGGCCGCACGATTCGGCCTCGCGGAGGCCATCGCCGCCGGCATCACGTCCGTCCACAACTGGGACCACAACGTGCAGTCGCCGGAGGATGCCGACCTCAACATCCGGGCTCAGCTCGACGCCGGCATCCGGGGGCGGTTCTCCTACGGTCCCCGCGACTCCACCGCGTCGGACCACCCGATGGACCTCGAGGACCTTCCGCGCCTGCTCGAACGCTGGCCGGAAAGCCGCACCCGCGGCCTGATCCACTTCGGCGTCGCCCTGCGCGGCCTGTACCGAACGCCCCGGGTCGTCTGGCAGGCCGAGTGGGACACCGCGCGCTCGCTGAATCTGCCGATCACGATGCACTGCGACCGCTGCCTCCGCGAAGACAACTGCCGCAACTGCGGTCTCGGTCTGCTCGCCGAGAACGGCCTGCTCGGCAGCGACGTCCAGATCGTCCACGCCGTGCACGCGTCGCCGGCGGACATCCAGGCGGTCGCACGCACGGGAACGCGGATCTCGCTCAGCCCGATCACCGAGCTGCGGACGATGGGATTCCCTCTCCTCACCGAATTCCTCGAGGCCGGCGTCTCGGTCTCCCTCTCCACCGACACGCTGGCCATGCCGACCTCCCCGGACGTGCTCGGCACGTTGCGCGCGCTCGAGGCCGTCGAGCTGGCGCGAACGGGCAGGTCGGTCGTCACGCCGCGGGGACTGCTCGCCATGGCGACGATCGAGGGGGCTCGCGACCTCGGGCTCTCGCACGAGACGGGATCGATCACGCCGGGAAAGCGCGCCGACCTCGTCCTCATCCGCCGCGACAGCAATCTTCAGCCGCCGGGGGATCCGTACGAAGACCTCGTGCGCCAGGGGCGCGGCGAGAACATCGACACCGTCATCGCCGATGGCCGCCTTCTCAAGCGAGAAGGGAAGCTGACCCGGCCCTCCGATCGGCAAGCGGTCGACGATGCCGCCCGCTACACGGCGGACCTGCTCGAACGGGCGCGCTCGCACGGCCACTGGCCGCCTCCCGGCGCGCTCGCCACTCCGGAACCAACCGAAAGGAAGCCATGA
- a CDS encoding polysaccharide deacetylase family protein encodes MLPTERIEYSPIHSRADRVSLPGDANVAVWLIVNVEEWDPLQPMPRTVLTTPPAGGVPTPDIPNWAWHEYGNRVGFWRLLSIIDKHSIPAVLAINGAAIDSYPPIVEAAIAREWEFIGHGLTQRNMQKVDDERLDIRLTTEAIERASGVRPRGWLGPGLTETWETPDILVEEGYDYVCDWVLDDLPTSLTTRSGRITSIPYTQECNDVAMMLIQHHPAAEYRNRAIDQFTQLREDAIATGIPRVMALVVHPYIMGAPHRARYVDEALAYILGHEDAVFCTGQDILESYLGASAHARAGASTMPERTQ; translated from the coding sequence ATGCTTCCCACTGAGCGAATCGAATACAGCCCGATCCACAGCCGGGCCGACCGGGTGTCCCTTCCCGGCGACGCCAACGTGGCCGTGTGGCTGATCGTCAATGTGGAGGAGTGGGACCCGCTTCAGCCGATGCCCCGAACCGTCCTGACGACTCCTCCCGCCGGCGGGGTTCCCACTCCCGACATCCCCAACTGGGCGTGGCACGAGTACGGCAACCGCGTCGGCTTCTGGCGACTGCTCTCCATCATCGACAAGCACAGCATTCCCGCGGTGCTGGCGATCAACGGCGCCGCGATCGACTCGTATCCGCCGATCGTGGAGGCCGCGATCGCACGCGAGTGGGAGTTCATCGGACACGGGCTCACGCAGCGCAACATGCAGAAGGTCGACGACGAGCGACTGGACATCCGGCTCACGACCGAGGCGATCGAACGTGCCTCCGGAGTCAGGCCCCGGGGCTGGCTCGGACCCGGTCTCACCGAGACGTGGGAGACGCCCGACATCCTCGTCGAAGAAGGCTACGACTACGTCTGCGATTGGGTGCTCGACGATCTGCCCACCTCGCTGACCACCCGCTCGGGTCGGATCACGAGCATCCCCTACACCCAGGAATGCAACGACGTGGCGATGATGCTCATCCAGCACCACCCGGCGGCCGAGTACCGGAACCGGGCGATCGATCAGTTCACCCAGCTCAGGGAGGACGCGATCGCCACGGGGATTCCCCGCGTGATGGCCCTCGTGGTGCACCCGTACATCATGGGAGCGCCCCACCGTGCGCGATACGTCGATGAGGCGCTCGCGTACATCCTCGGTCACGAGGACGCGGTGTTCTGCACCGGGCAGGACATCCTCGAGAGCTACCTCGGCGCGTCGGCGCACGCGCGGGCGGGCGCGTCCACTATGCCGGAACGCACACAATGA